GGACGAGCGGTAGAAGATGTTACGGGCAACCTCACCTTTGAATCTCCTAAAAACATCTCTATTTCAGACCCGATATGTGGACCATCAATAGAGTTCGGCCTCCCCTGTCCTTCGCAGGCTCCTACAATTACGACCTTTGAGGGTCATGTCTTTGTGGCTTGGGTGGAATCAACCTTTTATGTTCCGCCAGACCCTACCTTTCCGGGTTCGACATTTAAGCTCTTCAACTCCGACATCCTGATGGTCAGGTCATCCGACCACGGAGTCAGTTTTCCAGATCCCAACCTGGCTTCACCAGAAATTCTCTCGCTCCCCAACACTGGTTTCGGTAATGAGCAATCCACTTCACAAAACCCGAGCCTTGCGGCCTCAAACGGCCATTTTTTTGTCGCGTGGGAAGACACACCACCGATTGATGGTACATTACCTAAGATCTTCTTCCGGAGTCTTGAGATTGCCTCGTTCGTATTTAACCCTTCTATCGCGAGTTCCGGGGTATCTCTCTCCAATGCTATTGTGAGCTCCAACTTGCCTGGGGTCGCAGGAGGAGGAGACAATGTTTATGTCATTTGGGAAGGAACCGATGCGCAAGGAGGCGACTCAGAGATCTTTTTGAGACGGGCAGAAGGTGTGAATTTAGGCCCTCCCTTTTCTTTCACGGCACCGATCAACATTTCCAACAATGCCGGACGTTCGAAAAAGGGGCGAATTGCCGTTTCGGGACTGGATATTTTTATCAGCTGGGAAGATACCTCCTCCGGTGTTCCGCTTGTCCTCCTCAGGGATTCTGTGGATGGAGGGGTAATATTTGGCGACACACAAACCCTCATCTCTTCCAGCAACACCATTGGTAATACGGCCATCACCGCCTCCGGTAACACCCTTTTGACCTTCTGGGAAGATGCCCTTTTTGGAAACTTCGAAATCTTTTTTTTCCAGCCGGCAATCCTTTTGTAGTCCTTTTCTGGATATCTTCCATGCCCCATTAGGTAATTATCTGGTAAAATTGAAATGTAACGACTCATCACACCCCTCTTCCCCTCCAGGGTGGCGTTTCTGTGGTGCTCGAATCCTCACGTATAACCCATACGCTTCGGTTCTGCGCTCCTCGTGCCTTTCCCTGAAGCAAAATAGTGGCATGCTGAATCGTTACATTAGGAATATCGACCTCTTGAGGCCCCTATGCAAATGAACCTTCTGACGGGCATTGCCGTCAGCATTATCTTTGCGACCCTTTCCGCCCTCGTCGCGAAGCGATTCAAGCAGCCGCTCATCCTCGGTTATATCGTCGGCGGCATTCTTCTTGGCCACAATATGGGCTTTGGTATCATCTCGGATGAAGGCAGTATTGAGATGATCTCAGAGATCGGCCTGATCCTGCTGCTCTTCATTATCGGCCTCGAAATCAACGTAACCAAACTGGCCGCCGCGGGAAAGATGGTCGGCATCGCGGGAACCGTCCAGTTTTTCGGCACAATCCTGCTCGGATTCGGCTTCTTTCACTACCTCGGCTTTTCCTCCGGGATGACAAAGTTCAACATCGGTTATCTGGCCCTGGCCCTCTCCCTCAGTTCTACGATGATCGTCGTCAAAATTCTTCATGACCAGCATGATATCGACTCTCACGCGGGGCGGGTAACGCTCGGCATTCTGATCTTTCAGGATATCTGGGCGATTATCTTTCTGACCATCCAGCCCAATCTCTTAAACCCTGAGATTATTGGCATTTTCAACTCTTTTCTCTCCGCGATGGGCCTTCTCTTCTCCTGTTTTCTGGTCAGCAAGCACATCCTTCCAAAACTCTATGCCTTCATTGCCAAGTCTCCCGAGTTGATGCTCATTACTTCGATTTCCTGGTGCTTCCTGGTCTCCGGAACCGCAAATGCCGTCGGTCTTTCCAAGGAAATGGGGGCCCTTGTTGCCGGACTTTCGATTGCCGCTTTTCCGTACAGCATAGATGTTATTGCGAAAATCACCGGGATACGGGATTTTTTCATTACCCTGTTCTTTGTCTCACTCGGTTTAAAGGCCCCTTCGCTGACCCCCTACCTCGTCATCGTTGCACTCTCCTTAACGGCCTTCGTTCTCGCAAGCCGTCTTCTTACCCTTCTGCCGGCACTCCTGGCCCTGAAGCTTGACCTGCGGACCGGACTTCTGACTTCAATCAATCTTTCTCAAGTCAGTGAGTTTTCGATGGTCATCGTCACCCTCGGATTCTCCTACGGACATGTTAGCGAGGAGGTTGTCCAAATCATCATCCTCAGCCTTGTCCTGAGTTCGATTCTGTCCACCTATCTCATCCTTGCAAAGGAACACCTGGTCAGTTGGGTTGTCTGGCAAGTCAAAGGCCTTTCCGGGCAGAATAAGGAAAAATCGACCCTTCCCATTGCAAAAAAGGAGAAGAAAGGGATTGTTCTTCTTGGATTTTTCAAAGAGGCGAGTCCTTTTCTGCATCGGATCAACGAAGAAATGCCGAGCCTCAAGGATAGCCTGTTTGTGATCGATTTCAACCCTCAGACGCTGGCGCTGCTTAAAAAATACGAGGTTGATTGTGTTTATGGAGACATCGCCCATCCGGAAACCTTAAGACATGCCGGGATCGAAGGGGCAAACCTAGTGATCTCAACGATATCAGACAGCTTTCTACAGGGGACCTCTAATCTGAGATTGCTGAAGCAGGTGAAGATGCTCTCACCCGAAAGCCGTGTCATTGTGACCTCGGACTCATTGCGCGGCGCGCAGACTCTTTATGATGCCGGAGCCGATTATGTTCTCCTCCCCCGCCTCCTCTATGCGAGACACATCTTCGATATTGTCCAGACCTACCTTGTGAATGGACTGGATGCCACGCGCGAATCGCAGATTCAGGACATTTTTAAGGATCCGGTCTCGGAATACCGACCCGACACTGCTGTCCCCAAAATAAGTTGACACCAACCCGGGATTTCTATACGATGTATTATTTGCCCTGCATAGGCGCGTAGCTCAGGGGGAGAGCGCTTGCTTGACACGCAAGAGGTCGGCGGTTCGAAACCGCCCGTGCCTACCATGACGCCATCAGAAGCGTTGCTCTACGAACGCACACGATGTACAGACGGACTCAAGGCATCAGGCGGGACGAGATGATGCCTTTTTTATGTCTCATTCTCCATATGGATTAGAGACAACGGGAATAGCCTATGGCAGAAGTTACCCTTAAATTTAAATCCCATAAAGCGCTTACGGTTGAAAAAGGGATTCCCTTCTTTAAGATCGTCAAAGCGCTTGAAAAGACAAAAGATGTCGTCGGTGTCTGTGTCAATGGCGAACCCAGAGACCTTTCCGCAAGAGTTGAGGGGGATGCAGAGATTGAACTTCTGACTTTTGACGCCCCGGAAGGGGAAGAAATTTACCGGCACAGTTCTTCGCATTTAATGGCCCAGGCAGTGAAAGAGGTCTTCCCTTCGGCACAAATGGCAATTGGTCCGCCGATTAAGGATGGTTTTTATTACGATTTTGATTTTGAGCGGCCCTTTACTCCCGAAGATCTCAAAAAAATAGAGAAAAAAATGAAGGAGATTGTCAAACGTAACCTTCCCATCTCCCGGATGGAGTTGACCAAGGAGGTGGCGATCCAGTTGTTTCGTGAACGGCAGGAACCCTACAAGGTGGAATTGATTGAAGAGCTGGAAGATGTCCAGATCTCGGCCTATCAGCAGGGAGATTTTATTGATCTCTGCACCGGCCCTCATCTTCCCTCCACCGGAAAAATCAAGGCGATCAAGCTACTCTCCAGCGCGGGCGCTTACTGGCGCGGGAGCGAAAAAAACAAGATGCTGCAGCGAATCTACGGAACCTCCTTTTCCAGAAGGGAAGACCTCGATGCCCATCTTAAAAACCTGGAAGAAATCAAGAAGCGAGACCATCGGCGGCTCGGGAAGGAGTTGGACCTCTTCTCGATCACGGACGAGATTGGCGCCGGGCTGGTTCTCTGGCATCCGAAAGGAGCCATCATTCGGAAGACCCTGGAGGATTTCTGGCGGGATGCCCATTTGAAGGCCGGATACGACCTCGTTTTTACCCCCCATATGGCAAAGCTGGATCTCTGGAAGCAGAGCGGCCACCTTGAGTTCTATAAAGAGAACATGTACGCGCCGATGAAGGTGGACAATATCCCGTACGAAATCAAGCCGATGAACTGCCCTTTTCACATCCTGATTTATAAATCACGTCTTCGAAGTTACCGGGATCTCCCTTTCCGTTGGGCGGAGTTGGGAACCGTCTACCGCTACGAACGCTCCGGTGTGCTGCACGGACTGATGCGGGTTCGGGGCTTTACCCAGGATGATGCCCATCTCTTCTGCCGTCCCGACCAGATCGAGGCGGAGATCCTGAAGGTGCTTGATTTCACGACCTTTGTCCTGGGAACCTTCGGTTTTAAAGAATATGAGATCTACCTTTCCACGCGGCCCGATAAATATGTCGGAACCCTCGACCGTTGGGAGCAGGCGACCACGGCTTTGGAAGGGGCCTTGAAGCAGAAGGGACTTCCTTATGAGATTGATCCGGGCGAAGGGGTCTTCTACGGACCCAAGATTGATATGAAGATCAAAGATGCCCTGGGGCGCTCCTGGCAATGCACGACGATACAGGTGGACTTCAATCTCCCGGACCGTTTCAAGATGTCCTATCGTGGCGAGGATGGCCAGGCGCATCAGCCTATTATGATCCACCGGGCCTTGATGGGGTCGATCGAGCGCTTCTTTGGTGTCCTGATCGAACATTACGCCGGGGCCTTTCCGCTCTGGCTTGCTCCGGTTCAGGCTAAGGTCATTCCGATTACAGAACGCCAGAAGGAATATGCCGAGGCGATCAAGGCCCGGCTTCATGAGGCTGGCATTCGGGTCGAGGTTGATCAGCGAAATGAAAAAATGGGACTGAAGATCCGGGAGGCCCAACTGATGAAGATCCCGTATATGCTGGTGGTGGGAGACCGGGAGGCAGAAGATCAGACACTTTCCGTCCGGAACCGGCGTGGCGAAAACAGTCTGATGGAGATCGATGCCTTCCTCAATCAACTCCAGGGGGAGATTGAGGCGCAGAAGATCCAATAGGAAATTTTGGGACTTGATCAGAGAGGAGAAATATTCTATATTGATGGAATTGATGAAGGAGGTCTTTTATCGCTTCTAGGTTAAAGGTAAACAAGCAGATCCGGGTAACGGAAGTCATGGTGATTGCGGCCGATGGAGAGCAGTTGGGCTCCATGACGGTTCTGGAGGGTATTGCCAAAGCGGAGGAGTCTGGTTTTGACTTGGTAGAGGTCGCGCCCACCTCCCGTCCTCCAGTTTGCCGGATAATGGATTATGGGAAATACAAGTATGAACAGAGCCGGAAAGACCGTGCGGTAAAATCCCACCAGAAGGGGGGACATCTCAAGGAAGTGAAGTTCAGGCTCTTTACAGGGGAGCATGACCTCGACTTTAAGGTGAAGCACGCGCAGGATTTCCTGGAAGAGAGAAACAAGGTGAAGGTGACGCTCATGTTCCGCGGAAGGGAAATGCCTTACCGGGAAAAGGGCTGGGCCATCATGACAAAGATACAGGAAAAACTTCAAGACGTGGGACAGCCCGAATACCCGCCCAAGCTGGAGGGTCGGAACATGGTGATGATCCTGGCCCCGAAATCAACAAAGGAGTAAGAATGAAGAATAAAATTAAGACGCATCGGGGCGCGGCGAAACGATTTAAGATATCCGGAACCGGGAAAGTCATGCGCAAGCAGGCGGGGACGCAACATTTACTCGTCCACAAGAGCGGGAAACGGAGGCGGAATCTTCGCGGGGCGGTCCTGGTGTCCAAGGGTGAAGCAAAAACAATTAAAAGACTTCTTCCGAACGGGTAAAGTAAGAAGTAAGCCACACGGCAATTGTTATCGGTAATTTTTAAGGAGAAGTAGAATGCCAAGAGCAAAAGGAGGCCCCAAAACCCGGCATCGGCGGAACGACCGCCTCAAGATGGCCAAGGGATATTTCGGGGGGAAAAGCAAACTTTATCGGTCCGCGACTGAGGCGGTTGACAAATCGCTCCTCTATGCCTATCGGGATCGTAGGACCAAAAAACGGAACTTCAGGCGGTTGTGGATTGCAAGAATCAACGCGGCCGCACGAAGCCACGGTATGACCTACAGTCGCTTCATTGAAGCACTGAAAAAGGCCGGAATTTCGCTCAACCGAAAGGTTTTGGCTGAAATCGCTGCAGGCGATGCCGCCACCTTCACGCAAATCATCGAATCGGTTCAGGCAAAGGCGAAGGCGTAAAAAGATAAACCTGGCCTTCGTCAAAGGCGTCCTCAGGCAGACGATGGCACACCCACACTCTAGATCTTCCGACAGGTTCCTAGATTGCTGAAGTGCTAAGAGCAAAATAAGGCGGTTTTACCCCCTCCCCGGGAAAAAACCGCCTTTTAAGTGTCCTTCTTACCCTGCCTTAAAAAGACCTACAAAACAGGAGTATAGATTTATGGACTTATTGAGCATTATTGCACTTCTGGTGACAATGTCTGCGCTCTTTAGCTACATCAACTACCGATTCTTAAAGCTCCCGATGTCCATCGGGGTGATGATACTTGCCCTGTGTCTGTCCTTTGGTCTTATCCTCACGGAAGCGTTTATCCCTGGGATAGAAGAGAATGCCAGAACCCTCCTGGGGAATATTGATTTCGAGAAATTCCTGATGCGGGGGATGTTGGGTTATCTCCTTTTTGCCGGGGCGCTGCATGTCAATATTAATGACCTTCGGGAACAAAAGTGGATCATCTCAAGCCTCGCAAGTTTCGGGGTCATCGCCTCGACCTTGATTGTCGGATTTTTCACCTCTTTTGTTTTTGACCTTCTTGATCAGGATGTCCCGTTTATCTATTGCCTCCTGTTTGGTTCCCTTATTTCTCCCACCGACCCGATTGCAGTACTCAGTATTTTGAAGGCAGCCAAGGCCCCCAAAGGCCTGGAAACAAAGATTGCGGGAGAGTCTCTTTTTAACGACGGTATTGGGGTTGTGGTTTTCACGGTTCTCCTCGGACTGATTGACGGCAATCATACGCTCGATCCTGGGCATGTGATTCTGTTCCTGCTTGAAGAGGCCTTGGGCGGCGCTGTTCTCGGAGGCCTGCTCGGTTGGATTGCCTACAAGATGTTGAAGTCGGTTGATCATTATCATGTCGAAATTCTTATCACCCTGGCGCTGGTGATGGGGGGATATGAGCTGGCCGCCGCCCTCCATACCTCTCCTGCGATTACGGTGGTTGTGGCCGGACTGCTCATCGGGAACCGGGGGCGTCTCCTTGCCATGTCCGATAAAACGCGGGAACGTCTCGATACCTTCTGGGAATTGGTCGATGAAATACTGAATGCCTCACTTTTTGTCCTGCTCGGTCTGGAGATATTGGTTTTGAACTTTACATTAGGATATTTTGTAGCGGGATTAATCATGATCCCGCTCGTCCTCCTTTCCCGATTTGTGACCGTGAGCATTCCGATTTTTGCTCTGAGGACCTTCAGGACCTTCTCCCCGGGTGTGATAAAGATACTGACCTGGGGAGGATTACGGGGCGGCATTTCTGTGGCATTGGCGCTCTCTCTGCCTTCAGGTCCATCACGCGACGTCATCCTGGTCATGACCTATGCGGTGGTCATCTTCTCCATCATCGTGCAAGGGCTGACGATCAAGAAACTCCTCCCTAAAGAAGAACCACGTATACAAAAGGCTCAGGACATTTGAGATCCAATATTATATAATTCGCTCTGGAGAATCAGTATTCTGAGGGTTCCCCGTTGATATATGCCGTACTTGGAGGCAAGTCAGCATGGCGACCGGAAAGTACAAAGATCTATTAAAATCACTCAGCTTTCAGTCCTTTCTCTGGACCCAGTTCCTGGGGGCCTTTAACGATAACGTCTGCAAAATCGTGGTCTCGATGGTGGCAGTGAACCTGGCGGTCAGCTCTGGTGGAGGAAGTGGAGATCTTCCTCTGGTGGGCGCCATTTTTATTCTCCCATTTTTTCTCTTCTCCGGATACGCTGGTCATCTGGCCGACGTCTACAGTAAGCGGACCGTCTTGGTCATCACAAAGTGTTTTGAAATTGTTTCGATGGGCTTGGCCCTCCTCGCTTTTCTTTCCGGTCGGATTGAATGGATGCTGGGCGTCCTCTTTCTGATGGCCCTTCAGTCGACCTTTTTCAGCCCGGCAAAATATGGCATCCTTCCTGAAATAATACCCGACAATAATTTGTCCCGTGCAAATGGTCTTTTGGAAATGAGCACTTTTCTGGCCATTATTCTCGGGACCTCCATCGGGAGCATGATGTTCGCCGCATGGAAGGACCGACTGTGGTTGATCAGTCTTTTTCTCATCTCCATCGCAGTGGTGGGATCATGGGTTAGTTTTGGTATATATAAGGTCCCGCCTTCGGGTATCCAAAAACCATTTCCACTGAACCCCTGGGGGGAAATTGCCAAAGGCATCAAGCGAATATACAGAGAGAAGGTTCTCTGGCATACGGTGTTGGCCATCTCCTATTTCTGGTTCCTGGGGGCCTTGCTCCAGATGAGCATTATTCTTTTTGGCAAAGAGGTGCTGGTCCTGGATGACTTTTGGGTTGGAATTCTGGGAACCTTTCTGGCCTTCGGTATTGGTGTCGGCAGTCTTGTGGCGGGTCGTCTCTCCGGCGACAAGGTGGAACTGGGGCTTGTCCCCCTGGGATCGATCGGTTTGGGCCTCTTTTCAATCTGGCTGGGGTTGTCTCCACCCTCTTATTTCCAGGCAGCAATGGCCCTCAGCCTGCTCGGATTTTCCGGCGGCCTCTTTATCGTGCCCCTGAATGCACTCATTCAGCAGAAAAGCGGTCGAGAAGAGAAGGGCCGGATCATTGCCACCACCAATTTCATGGACACGGGGGGGATCCTCCTGGCCTCCGCCGCCCTTTGGATTTTTCGTGATCTGCTGCAGGTCCAGGCAGACCGGATTATCATTGTTTTCGGGTTTTTTACACTCCTGGTGACGGTTTACATTCTGAGTGTCCTTCCGGACTTTCTGATCCGATTTGTTCTTTGGCTCCTGACACACACGATCTACCGAATTCGCATCCGAGGTCAGGAACATGTGCCCTTCCGGGGACCGGCCTTGCTTGTTTGTAACCATGTTTCTTTTGTAGACGGCCTGTTGGTGGGGGCCTGCGTACAGCGCTTCATCCGTTTTCTGGTCTTCAGCGGGTTCTTTGAGATAAAAGGGGTGGGGTGGTTTCTGAGGAAGATGAAGGCAATCCCGATCTCGGTGGGTAATCGGAGAGGTGTGGTTCAATCGATTGAACGGGCACGTGAGTCGCTCAAGCAGGGGCATGTGGTCTGTATCTTTGCCGAAGGGGCAATCAGTCGTACGGGGAATATGCTTTCATTCAAGAGGGGATTTGAGCGGATGGGGAAAGATCTTAATGTGCCGATCATTCCCGTCCATCTTGATGGTCTTTGGGGGAGCATTTTCAGCTTTGAAAAAGGGCGGTTCTTCTTCAAATGGCCGCGACAAATCCCCTATCCGGTGACGATCTCTTTTGGCTTACCTCTTCCGGCAAACGCCACGGCGCAAACAGTACGGCAGGCCGTGATGGAGCTTGGGAGCGAGGCGGTCAAATTTAGAAGGGCGAAAGATGATCTCTTGCACTTTAAGTTTATTCGCTCGGCAAAATCCGCCTGGAAGCGGGGCTGTATGTCCGACTCGACCGGAAAGCGCTTGACCTATGGGAAGGCCTTGATCGGGGCCTTCCTTTTATCCCGCAGAATCCGGCGGAAATGTAGGAAAGAAGAGATGGTCGGGCTCATGCTTCCCTCCTCAGTGGGCGGAGCCCTTGCAAATATTGCCACTCTTCTGGCCGGAAAGGTTCCTGTGAATCTGAATTTCACAGCGGGCAAGGAGGCAATCGATTCCGCCGTTCAGCAATGTGGGATCAAGGCGGTTCTGACCTCTAGGGTGTTTGTCGCGAAAGCGAATCTTGAACATCGTGAGGAATTTATTTACCTTGAAGATCTTTTAAAAAAAATGAAGCCCGCCGAAAAAATTGTCCAGGCCATCCTTCTTTATCTCCTTCCGGGGCGATTGATTCAGAAAATCTATTGTCCGGAGAAGTCCGACCCGAACCACCTGGCGACCGTGATCTTTTCGAGCGGCAGCACGGGCGATCCAAAAGGGGTGATGCTCTCTCACCATAATGTGCTTTCAAATGTGGAGTCGCTCGCACAACTCTTTTGGGTGACCCGAAAAGATACGATGATGGGGGTGCTACCTTTCTTCCATTCCTTCGGTTTTACCGGGACCCTCTGGTTCCCGCTCCTCTACGGATTCGGGGCCATTTATCATCCGAATCCGATGGAAGCGAAAAAGGTCGGGGCCTTGGTCTTGCGACACAAGGCGACGATCCTGATCAGCACCCCGACCTTTTACAAGTCCTATATCCGACGCTGCTCGAAAGAAGAATTCAGTTCCTTGCGGTATGCGATGGTGGGTGCCGAAAAGTTAAGAAAAGAAGTCGCCCTGGCATTCAGGGAAAAATATGATCTCAGTCTGCTTGAGGGTTATGGATGTACTGAACTTGCGCCAGTGGTTTGTGTGAATGTCGAGGATGTGCATCATGGACCGGAATTTCAGAAGGATTCGATTCCTGAGACGGTCGGCCATCCGGTCCCGGGCGTTGCCCTGAAGGTGGTCGACCCGGATACGGGCGAGGTCCGACCGGTCGGGCAGGAGGGTTTACTCTTTGTGAAAGGTCCGAACCTGATGATGGGTTATCTCAATCAGCCGGAAAAAACCGCAGAGGTCATTCAGGGGGACTGGTACAACACCGGAGATATTGCCGCTGTAGATGGAGATGGTTTTGTCCGGATCACAGACCGACTCTCCCGGTTCAGTAAAATCGGCGGTGAAATGGTTCCCCACATCAAGATTGAGGAGGTTGTCAGCGGTATTCTTGGAACGGAAGAGTGCGCGGTCTGTGCTGTCCCGGATGAGCAAAAGGGGGAGCGGATCGTCTGTTTTTATGTCAAACCGGAGATGACACCCGAGGCCTTGTGGGGACAACTCAAAGAACAGAACCTTCCAAAACTCTGGTTGCCCAAACGGGAGAACCTCTATCCGGTTGAAGCGCTTCCCGTATTGGGAACAGGTAAACGGGACCTGAGAGCCCTCAAGGCCATGGCACTCGAAGTGGTGGCAGCGCAAGAATAAAACTTTATGCTTCTTTCTCTTCCCCCTCTTTTGAGGGGATTGACATCTGGTATATAAAAATCAATAATGACCAAACGATATCGGGAGTCGAACACGCACCGTGAGCGCAATCTCCGTCTTTTCGGGGCCGGGTCCTTCACTATATTAGAAGAAGTTTTGATCTTATCTCTGGAGTCGTACGAATGTTGAAAGCAGGTTTTGATTTCTTTTCCTGGGGGACAAAGTTTACGGGAGTTTTTGTCCTCTTGCTCGGCTATTTTTCCTATATGGGGGCATTGCCGCATTATATCGAGTTAAGCACTCACTTCAGGCTTCAATATTTCATTGCATCCCTACTTGTAACAGGGGCTTTCTTTCTGCGCCATGAATGGCAATGGCTTGTCTTAGGGTTTATCGCGATCGGAATAAATGGTGTGGGTGTCCTTCCCTGGCATCTCGCCTCTCCAGACAGATCAGTCGCCGGAGAATCTCCCTCCCTTCGACTTTTCCATTCAAATGTCTTGTCGTCAAATAAACAATACTCAAGGCTCATGGCCCTGGTATCTGAAGAGAAACCCGATATTGTTTTTCTTCAAGAAACCAATCAAAGGTGGCTGGATGCATTGGAACCTTTGAAAGAAGACTTCCCTTATTTCTTTTCTTCTCCGGGTTCTGATGATTTGGGGATCGCTCTTTTCAGTCGTATCCCCTTGAGTCAATCAGAGATCATAGATTTAGGAGATCCTATAGCGCCCAGTATCCACATTAAATTCAGCTTCCAGGACAAGCAAATCTCGTTACTGACAACGCATTTGTCTTCTCCAAGGCTGGGGTCGAATTTCCAAGCAAGAAACAGTCAACTTGAACAACTTGCCCGGTTTGCAAAGATGCTTCCTTTACCTGCAATTATTATTGGAGATTTAAACGTCACGAAGTGGTCTCCTTACTATCGGAAATTTGTAAAGGATTCGGGTCTTATCAGTGTTCGTGAAGGATTTGGCCTGCTCCCAACCTGGCCGGTCTTTCTGCCCTTTATGATGATTCCGATCGATCATGGCTTTGTCACGGAAGGCTTAAAAGTGGTGGGTGTAAAGACAGGGAGGAGTATCGGTTCTGATCATTTGCCCTTAATCGTCGATATTTCACTATAGGAGCGCCCCCGACATCACTAACCTGTTATTGTGATCCCTCGGGCCCCTTAAGCCCATTCGGGAGCTTCGTTTTATCGTCCATGATGACTTGATCCAGTTGGTCTTGCGTGAGACCTATGGACTCACTCAAGAGAGCATGGCGAAGGTCTGTTTCCCTGAGGTCGGCGCCGCTGAGGTCGGCGCCGCTGAGTCTTGCCCCGGTGAGGATTGCGCCCCTGAGATCCGCCTTGGTGAAGTTTACCTTTCTGAAATCCGCCCCGCTCAGCCTCACGCCCGCAAGCCTTGCCTCGCTAAGGTCGGCGCCAATAAGGTCCGCATAAAAAAGGTTGACCCCGCTTAAGTCTGCTCCGCGAAGACGGACTCCCCTGAGATCCGCATTAAAGAGGTCTGTATCCAAGAGGACCGCGCCACTGAGGTCTGCTCGGCTGAGCCTGGCTTCTTTGAAGGTGGATCTGGTGAGGTCTGCATCGACAAGTCTGACTTCCCTCAGATCCGCCTTATTCAGTTGGGCCTCTCTGAGGAGGGCTCCGCTGAGGTCTGCATTAAAGAGCATCGCTTGATTGAGGTTGGCTCCAATCAGTCTTGCCCTGCTGAGGTCTGAGTGACTAAGATTTGCCTGACTGAGATCTGCGCCGCGAAGATCCGCTCCGCTGAGATCAAGGCCGCTGAGGTCCATCTCAGACAGATTGATTTCAGCAAGGTCGTCTTTGAAAAAAATGACAATCTCCCGGAGGGCCTTCACCCGTTCCGCAGTAATCCTCTCGGCGCAA
This genomic interval from Candidatus Manganitrophaceae bacterium contains the following:
- a CDS encoding sodium:proton exchanger, which encodes MQMNLLTGIAVSIIFATLSALVAKRFKQPLILGYIVGGILLGHNMGFGIISDEGSIEMISEIGLILLLFIIGLEINVTKLAAAGKMVGIAGTVQFFGTILLGFGFFHYLGFSSGMTKFNIGYLALALSLSSTMIVVKILHDQHDIDSHAGRVTLGILIFQDIWAIIFLTIQPNLLNPEIIGIFNSFLSAMGLLFSCFLVSKHILPKLYAFIAKSPELMLITSISWCFLVSGTANAVGLSKEMGALVAGLSIAAFPYSIDVIAKITGIRDFFITLFFVSLGLKAPSLTPYLVIVALSLTAFVLASRLLTLLPALLALKLDLRTGLLTSINLSQVSEFSMVIVTLGFSYGHVSEEVVQIIILSLVLSSILSTYLILAKEHLVSWVVWQVKGLSGQNKEKSTLPIAKKEKKGIVLLGFFKEASPFLHRINEEMPSLKDSLFVIDFNPQTLALLKKYEVDCVYGDIAHPETLRHAGIEGANLVISTISDSFLQGTSNLRLLKQVKMLSPESRVIVTSDSLRGAQTLYDAGADYVLLPRLLYARHIFDIVQTYLVNGLDATRESQIQDIFKDPVSEYRPDTAVPKIS
- the thrS gene encoding threonine--tRNA ligase; its protein translation is MAEVTLKFKSHKALTVEKGIPFFKIVKALEKTKDVVGVCVNGEPRDLSARVEGDAEIELLTFDAPEGEEIYRHSSSHLMAQAVKEVFPSAQMAIGPPIKDGFYYDFDFERPFTPEDLKKIEKKMKEIVKRNLPISRMELTKEVAIQLFRERQEPYKVELIEELEDVQISAYQQGDFIDLCTGPHLPSTGKIKAIKLLSSAGAYWRGSEKNKMLQRIYGTSFSRREDLDAHLKNLEEIKKRDHRRLGKELDLFSITDEIGAGLVLWHPKGAIIRKTLEDFWRDAHLKAGYDLVFTPHMAKLDLWKQSGHLEFYKENMYAPMKVDNIPYEIKPMNCPFHILIYKSRLRSYRDLPFRWAELGTVYRYERSGVLHGLMRVRGFTQDDAHLFCRPDQIEAEILKVLDFTTFVLGTFGFKEYEIYLSTRPDKYVGTLDRWEQATTALEGALKQKGLPYEIDPGEGVFYGPKIDMKIKDALGRSWQCTTIQVDFNLPDRFKMSYRGEDGQAHQPIMIHRALMGSIERFFGVLIEHYAGAFPLWLAPVQAKVIPITERQKEYAEAIKARLHEAGIRVEVDQRNEKMGLKIREAQLMKIPYMLVVGDREAEDQTLSVRNRRGENSLMEIDAFLNQLQGEIEAQKIQ
- a CDS encoding translation initiation factor IF-3, whose protein sequence is MVIAADGEQLGSMTVLEGIAKAEESGFDLVEVAPTSRPPVCRIMDYGKYKYEQSRKDRAVKSHQKGGHLKEVKFRLFTGEHDLDFKVKHAQDFLEERNKVKVTLMFRGREMPYREKGWAIMTKIQEKLQDVGQPEYPPKLEGRNMVMILAPKSTKE
- the rpmI gene encoding 50S ribosomal protein L35; protein product: MKNKIKTHRGAAKRFKISGTGKVMRKQAGTQHLLVHKSGKRRRNLRGAVLVSKGEAKTIKRLLPNG
- the rplT gene encoding 50S ribosomal protein L20 encodes the protein MPRAKGGPKTRHRRNDRLKMAKGYFGGKSKLYRSATEAVDKSLLYAYRDRRTKKRNFRRLWIARINAAARSHGMTYSRFIEALKKAGISLNRKVLAEIAAGDAATFTQIIESVQAKAKA
- a CDS encoding sodium:proton antiporter, with amino-acid sequence MDLLSIIALLVTMSALFSYINYRFLKLPMSIGVMILALCLSFGLILTEAFIPGIEENARTLLGNIDFEKFLMRGMLGYLLFAGALHVNINDLREQKWIISSLASFGVIASTLIVGFFTSFVFDLLDQDVPFIYCLLFGSLISPTDPIAVLSILKAAKAPKGLETKIAGESLFNDGIGVVVFTVLLGLIDGNHTLDPGHVILFLLEEALGGAVLGGLLGWIAYKMLKSVDHYHVEILITLALVMGGYELAAALHTSPAITVVVAGLLIGNRGRLLAMSDKTRERLDTFWELVDEILNASLFVLLGLEILVLNFTLGYFVAGLIMIPLVLLSRFVTVSIPIFALRTFRTFSPGVIKILTWGGLRGGISVALALSLPSGPSRDVILVMTYAVVIFSIIVQGLTIKKLLPKEEPRIQKAQDI